In Petrotoga sibirica DSM 13575, the following proteins share a genomic window:
- the glnA gene encoding type I glutamate--ammonia ligase yields the protein MTKEELLEQIESQGIKYIRLQITDINGALKNVEIPSTELESSLTNGTMFDGSSIEGLVRINESDMLLKPDIDTFTVLPWTVEREKVGRFICDIYTSDDKHFPGDPRYVLKKVMNEMKEYGYIPYAGPEPEFFILPRDEKTRQPVLSPLDKGGYFDLLPIDLGERVRKNMVETLQSMGIRVEAAHHEVANSQHEIDFRYDNALKTADNIQTFKLVVRTIALLNGLWATFMPKPFFGMNGSGMHTHLSIFKDGKNIFYDPNGTYQLSNELRWFIGGVFKHIDTITVLANPTINSYKRLVPGYEAPVNIAWSVSNRSALVRIPMSRGEGTRLELRSPDPTANPYLLLASVFSSGLEGIKNKIEPPQPVDGNIYEMDYKEKNEKNIRYLPGSLQESLEALKKDEFMKEVLGKHIFEKFIELKEKEIEEFKIAVTDWEISKYINQF from the coding sequence ATGACAAAAGAGGAATTATTGGAACAGATAGAAAGTCAAGGTATAAAGTATATTAGACTCCAGATTACAGATATCAACGGTGCTTTGAAAAACGTCGAAATTCCATCTACAGAGTTAGAATCTTCCTTGACTAATGGGACTATGTTTGATGGTTCATCGATTGAAGGGCTTGTTAGAATCAATGAATCCGATATGTTGCTTAAACCGGATATAGACACCTTTACAGTTTTACCATGGACCGTTGAAAGGGAAAAAGTAGGTAGGTTTATTTGTGATATTTATACTTCTGATGATAAGCATTTTCCGGGAGATCCAAGGTATGTGTTGAAGAAAGTCATGAATGAGATGAAAGAGTACGGCTATATCCCATATGCTGGTCCGGAACCAGAATTTTTTATTCTTCCAAGGGATGAGAAAACGAGGCAGCCAGTATTATCTCCTCTTGATAAAGGAGGCTATTTTGATTTACTTCCCATAGATTTAGGGGAAAGGGTTAGAAAAAACATGGTGGAAACTCTACAAAGTATGGGTATTCGAGTGGAGGCTGCTCACCACGAAGTAGCGAATTCTCAACATGAGATTGATTTCAGGTACGACAACGCCCTAAAAACGGCTGACAATATTCAAACTTTTAAATTGGTTGTAAGGACGATAGCTCTATTGAATGGATTGTGGGCAACGTTTATGCCTAAGCCATTTTTTGGTATGAATGGTTCAGGGATGCATACCCACTTGAGTATCTTTAAAGACGGAAAGAATATCTTTTACGATCCTAACGGTACTTATCAGTTAAGTAATGAGCTTAGATGGTTTATTGGAGGAGTTTTTAAACATATTGATACGATAACCGTTTTGGCAAATCCAACGATAAACTCATATAAAAGGTTAGTTCCCGGATACGAAGCCCCTGTTAACATCGCATGGTCCGTATCAAACAGAAGTGCTTTAGTGAGGATACCGATGTCGAGAGGTGAAGGAACTAGGTTAGAACTGAGATCTCCAGATCCAACAGCAAATCCTTATTTACTGTTAGCAAGTGTATTTTCATCTGGTTTAGAAGGTATAAAAAACAAGATAGAACCTCCTCAACCTGTTGATGGAAATATTTACGAAATGGACTACAAAGAAAAGAACGAAAAAAATATTAGATATTTACCTGGTTCACTCCAAGAATCCTTGGAAGCTCTGAAAAAAGATGAATTTATGAAAGAAGTCTTGGGAAAACATATATTTGAAAAATTTATAGAATTAAAAGAAAAGGAGATTGAAGAGTTTAAGATAGCGGTAACAGATTGGGAGATTAGTAAGTACATAAACCAATTTTGA
- the gltB gene encoding glutamate synthase large subunit: MNNGLYDPKFEHDACGVGLVASTKGIKSHEIVDKSLTVLKNMAHRGARGREENDGDGAGVLLQLPHDFLINVSKRLGLTLPNQSEYAVGMIFCFQDKTLINIFKQQFEKIVTNQGQKVIGWRDVPINKAFVGPTALKSMPSFLQVFIAKNPTLKSEIEFERKLYLIRKKSEKEIKIPYTAENKTFYIASLSSKTIVYKGMLTAEQLKYFFPDLTDPLFKSAFSIVHSRFSTNTFPSWERAHPYRYMVHNGEINTIIGNVNWMRARQSKVNTDIFEENINDIFPIIDEDGSDSAMFDNNLEFLYLSGRSLPHSIMMMIPEPWENNQTMDAEKKAFYEFHSCLMEPWDGPAAIIFTDGTKVGATLDRNGLRPLRYYITNDELVLASEAGVLEIPPQKISTKGRITPGNMLLLDIDTGRILNDEEIKRPIISEKPYFSWVKENIVNLEDLPEHPKKGNTEIDNVSLNTKQKCFGYTFEDIEMIIEPMVIDASDPVGAMGDDTPLAVLSERPKLLYEYFKQLFAQVTNPPIDAIREKIVTSTHLYIGSEGNLIDPSSISCRQIKIKNPILTNDEMEKIKNIDLEGFKAVTLPILYKVKDGEEGLKKAITNLFQKADSAINDGANILILTDKGINQNYAPIPALLAVSGLHHHLVRRENRTEIGIILESAEPREAHHFCTLLSYGASAINPYLTYESIESLVNKGYIKGLKYEEAVQRYKDAALRGIQKVLSKLGISTLQGYQGAQTFEIVGIKKSIVKQFFTGTTSQIEGIGIKEIAQEVSKRHSNAFNQVNKGSELESEGLIKWRAKGEYHLYNPKSIYYLQNAVKNNDYELFKKFSQSIVDEDAKLYSLRSLFELNFDKTKAIPIDEVEPVESIVKRFKAGAMSFGSISQEAHEAIAIAMNRIGAKSNTGEGGEDSNRFAKEQNGDSKNSSIKQVASGRFGVTINYLSNAQEIQIKIAQGAKPGEGGELPGKKVYPWVAKVRNSIPGVTLISPPPHHDIYSIEDLAELIYDLKNANRNARINVKLVSKSGVGTIAAGVAKAGADVILISGFDGGTGASPRTSIRHAGMPWELGLAETHQNLVMNKLRDRVTLETDGKLLTGKDIVIAALLGAEEFGFATIVLVALGCVMMRVCNLDTCPVGIATQNPELRKNFKGDPQYVVNLMYFLASEVREYMAKLGFRAVSEMVGRVDKLRQKEIKNHWKTHSIDLSKLLYKPEIKNYSFSQYPKPINNGLSDTLDITKLLPICQNALEYGEKIEATVDIKNVNRTVGTILGSEIIKRYGEEGLPEDTIEIHFKGSAGQSFGAFIPKGETLILEGDSNDYIAKGLSGGKIIVYPPKDSRFYAEENVIVGNVALYGATSGETYISGLAGERFAVRNSGATAVVEGVGEHGCEYMTGGKVVILAKTGRNFAAGMSGGIAYVHDKDNSFESKCNKDTVLLEKIEDENEENEVKQLIKKHYKYTSSKVAKNILDNWGKAKERFVKVIPKDYKRMMKAVNRVHIDGITGEEALMKAFKDNYKQQSLVQTH, translated from the coding sequence ATGAATAATGGACTTTACGATCCAAAGTTTGAGCATGATGCTTGTGGAGTTGGATTAGTTGCAAGTACAAAAGGAATAAAGTCACATGAAATAGTTGACAAATCGTTGACCGTTTTAAAAAATATGGCTCATCGTGGCGCACGAGGTAGAGAAGAAAACGATGGGGACGGAGCAGGGGTACTGCTGCAGCTTCCCCATGATTTTTTAATAAACGTATCAAAACGCTTAGGACTCACGCTTCCAAATCAAAGTGAATATGCCGTGGGTATGATTTTCTGCTTCCAGGATAAAACACTTATAAATATCTTCAAACAACAATTTGAAAAAATAGTCACCAATCAAGGCCAAAAGGTGATAGGTTGGAGGGATGTACCTATCAACAAAGCATTTGTTGGCCCAACTGCATTAAAAAGTATGCCATCTTTTCTACAAGTTTTTATCGCTAAGAATCCTACCTTGAAATCTGAAATAGAATTTGAACGAAAATTGTACCTAATTAGGAAAAAAAGTGAAAAAGAGATAAAAATACCGTACACAGCTGAAAATAAAACCTTTTATATAGCCAGTTTATCTTCTAAAACAATTGTTTATAAAGGGATGTTAACAGCGGAACAATTAAAGTACTTTTTCCCTGATTTGACTGATCCTCTTTTCAAATCGGCTTTTTCTATTGTACACTCAAGATTCAGCACGAACACATTTCCCAGTTGGGAACGAGCTCACCCCTATAGGTATATGGTTCACAACGGAGAGATAAACACTATAATTGGTAACGTTAATTGGATGAGGGCAAGGCAATCCAAGGTAAACACTGATATCTTTGAAGAAAACATCAACGATATTTTTCCCATAATCGATGAGGATGGTAGTGATTCAGCAATGTTTGACAACAATTTAGAATTCCTTTATTTATCTGGTAGATCGTTACCACATTCGATAATGATGATGATACCAGAACCTTGGGAAAACAATCAAACAATGGATGCAGAAAAGAAAGCTTTTTATGAATTTCATAGTTGCTTAATGGAACCTTGGGATGGTCCTGCGGCGATTATTTTTACCGATGGTACCAAAGTAGGTGCAACACTGGACAGAAACGGATTAAGGCCATTAAGATACTACATAACGAATGATGAATTGGTACTTGCTTCAGAAGCTGGGGTCCTTGAAATACCTCCTCAAAAGATTTCAACTAAGGGAAGGATCACGCCAGGGAATATGTTGTTGCTGGATATTGACACAGGTCGAATTCTAAATGACGAAGAGATAAAACGACCGATAATTTCAGAAAAGCCCTATTTTTCATGGGTAAAAGAGAACATTGTGAATCTTGAAGATCTTCCTGAGCATCCAAAAAAGGGAAATACAGAAATTGATAATGTATCTTTAAATACAAAACAAAAATGTTTTGGTTACACATTTGAAGACATTGAAATGATCATAGAACCTATGGTTATAGATGCTTCTGACCCCGTCGGGGCTATGGGGGATGACACACCTTTGGCCGTTTTATCTGAACGTCCAAAGTTGTTGTATGAATATTTTAAACAGCTTTTCGCTCAAGTAACCAATCCTCCAATAGATGCGATAAGAGAAAAAATTGTCACCTCTACCCATCTTTACATAGGTTCTGAAGGTAATCTTATTGATCCATCATCCATCAGTTGTAGGCAAATTAAGATCAAAAACCCTATTCTTACCAATGATGAAATGGAAAAGATAAAAAATATTGACTTAGAAGGTTTTAAAGCTGTTACCTTACCCATCTTATACAAGGTAAAAGATGGAGAAGAAGGATTAAAAAAGGCGATTACAAACCTCTTTCAAAAAGCAGATTCTGCCATAAACGATGGTGCTAACATATTGATATTGACAGATAAAGGAATTAACCAAAATTATGCGCCAATTCCAGCTTTATTGGCTGTATCGGGTCTTCATCACCATTTGGTTAGAAGAGAAAATAGAACAGAGATTGGAATAATTTTGGAATCTGCAGAACCAAGAGAAGCACACCATTTTTGTACGCTCCTAAGTTATGGAGCTTCTGCTATCAATCCATATCTCACCTATGAAAGTATTGAAAGTTTAGTTAACAAAGGATACATTAAAGGGTTGAAATATGAAGAAGCCGTTCAAAGGTATAAAGATGCAGCCTTGAGAGGTATTCAAAAAGTATTATCAAAGCTTGGGATCTCAACCCTTCAAGGCTATCAAGGTGCTCAAACCTTCGAAATAGTAGGGATAAAAAAGTCTATCGTAAAGCAATTTTTTACGGGAACCACTTCACAAATAGAAGGAATAGGTATAAAAGAAATAGCTCAAGAAGTTTCTAAACGCCATTCAAATGCATTTAATCAGGTTAATAAAGGATCGGAGCTTGAGTCAGAAGGCCTTATAAAATGGAGGGCAAAAGGTGAGTATCACTTGTATAACCCTAAATCCATCTATTATTTACAAAATGCTGTTAAAAACAACGATTATGAGCTTTTCAAAAAGTTTTCACAATCTATAGTCGACGAAGATGCCAAATTATACAGTTTGAGAAGTCTTTTTGAGTTAAATTTCGATAAAACGAAAGCAATTCCCATTGACGAAGTAGAACCTGTGGAATCGATTGTTAAAAGGTTCAAAGCAGGAGCTATGTCTTTCGGGTCAATAAGTCAAGAAGCCCACGAGGCCATAGCAATAGCTATGAATCGAATAGGTGCAAAGAGTAACACAGGTGAAGGTGGAGAGGATTCAAACCGTTTCGCAAAAGAACAAAATGGGGATTCAAAGAATAGTTCAATAAAGCAGGTGGCTTCTGGAAGATTTGGAGTCACGATCAACTACTTAAGCAACGCTCAAGAGATCCAAATAAAGATAGCCCAAGGTGCAAAACCTGGAGAAGGTGGAGAGCTACCTGGGAAAAAGGTCTATCCATGGGTGGCAAAGGTAAGGAACTCTATTCCAGGAGTTACTCTTATTTCACCACCTCCACATCACGATATCTACTCGATAGAAGATTTGGCTGAATTGATATACGACCTAAAAAACGCTAATAGAAACGCTCGAATAAACGTAAAATTGGTTTCAAAATCTGGTGTAGGTACTATAGCAGCGGGTGTAGCAAAAGCTGGAGCGGATGTAATATTGATAAGCGGTTTTGATGGCGGTACAGGGGCTTCACCACGTACTAGTATAAGGCATGCGGGTATGCCATGGGAGTTAGGATTGGCTGAAACTCATCAAAACTTGGTGATGAACAAGTTGAGAGACAGGGTTACTTTGGAAACGGATGGTAAGTTGCTAACTGGAAAAGACATAGTGATTGCAGCACTTTTAGGCGCAGAAGAGTTTGGGTTTGCCACAATTGTGTTAGTTGCCTTAGGTTGTGTCATGATGAGAGTTTGCAATTTGGATACATGTCCTGTGGGAATTGCGACACAAAACCCTGAACTGAGAAAAAATTTCAAAGGCGATCCTCAATACGTTGTCAATCTCATGTACTTTCTCGCATCTGAAGTAAGAGAATATATGGCTAAGTTAGGATTCAGAGCGGTTAGTGAAATGGTTGGACGCGTTGATAAATTAAGACAAAAAGAAATAAAAAATCATTGGAAAACACATAGTATTGATCTTTCAAAATTATTATACAAACCAGAAATAAAAAATTACTCATTCAGCCAATATCCTAAACCAATAAACAACGGTTTATCAGATACCTTGGACATAACTAAATTACTTCCCATTTGCCAGAATGCGCTAGAATACGGAGAAAAGATTGAGGCCACTGTAGATATAAAAAATGTGAATAGAACCGTTGGAACAATTTTGGGAAGTGAAATAATTAAAAGATATGGTGAGGAAGGTTTGCCTGAAGATACAATAGAAATACATTTCAAAGGATCAGCTGGCCAAAGTTTTGGAGCCTTCATACCCAAGGGGGAAACGTTGATATTAGAAGGTGATTCAAACGATTACATAGCGAAAGGTTTATCGGGCGGAAAAATTATAGTATACCCCCCCAAGGATTCTCGATTCTATGCGGAAGAAAATGTAATTGTTGGTAACGTTGCATTGTATGGAGCAACAAGCGGAGAAACATACATCAGTGGTTTAGCAGGTGAACGTTTCGCGGTCAGAAACAGTGGGGCTACTGCTGTTGTCGAAGGTGTTGGCGAACATGGATGTGAATATATGACAGGTGGGAAGGTTGTTATACTTGCTAAAACGGGTAGAAACTTCGCCGCAGGTATGTCAGGTGGAATAGCCTACGTACATGACAAAGACAATAGCTTTGAATCCAAATGTAACAAAGATACCGTTTTGTTGGAAAAGATTGAAGATGAGAACGAAGAGAACGAAGTGAAACAGTTGATAAAAAAGCATTACAAGTACACGAGTAGTAAGGTGGCTAAAAACATTTTGGACAACTGGGGAAAAGCTAAGGAAAGATTCGTTAAGGTTATACCCAAAGATTACAAGAGAATGATGAAGGCTGTAAATAGAGTACATATCGATGGGATTACCGGAGAAGAAGCTCTTATGAAGGCATTTAAAGATAATTACAAGCAACAATCTTTGGTTCAAACGCATTGA
- a CDS encoding glutamate synthase subunit beta: protein MGDPQGFLKYERKTPEERSSKIRINDWEELYIEMEKDELRMQAARCMNCGTPFCHSGILINHMVSGCPLNNLIPEWNDLVYRNLWREAYERLIETNSFPEFTGRVCPAPCEKACVNNLVKDPVSIKSIEYYIIEEAFKNGWVEVDKPSYSTGKKVAVVGSGPAGLSCAWELNRYGHEVTVFEKNDYPGGLLTYGIPNMKLDKKIVKRRIELMGKSGIQFKTNVDVGKDYPAQKLKEEFDAVVLCGGTAKARDLNVEGRNLNGIYFATEFLKSANERILSQLLKSEKDIEEISAKGKSVIVIGGGDTGTDCVGVSLRQGCKSVVQFEIMDKPPLLRGQNNPWPEWPKVLTVDYAQEEYAELFGKDPRLYNISTKRFVGDTKGNVKEVHTVEVEWEQDKTGKLFPRKIDGTEKVWKADLVLLALGFLGPEKYLIEQLNVEIDKRSNVKTEEGKYSTNVEGIFSAGDMRRGQSLVVWAINEAKQAAKECNEYLISSNNNNNKQRRLKTL, encoded by the coding sequence ATGGGCGACCCTCAAGGATTTCTAAAGTATGAGAGAAAAACCCCTGAAGAAAGATCCTCAAAGATAAGAATAAATGATTGGGAAGAATTATATATAGAAATGGAAAAAGATGAACTCCGAATGCAAGCAGCAAGATGTATGAACTGTGGCACGCCGTTTTGCCATTCTGGCATATTGATAAATCATATGGTCTCGGGGTGCCCTTTGAATAATTTGATTCCAGAATGGAACGATTTAGTATATAGAAACCTTTGGAGAGAAGCTTACGAAAGGTTGATCGAAACAAATAGTTTCCCAGAATTCACAGGGAGGGTCTGTCCGGCTCCATGCGAAAAAGCTTGTGTAAACAATTTGGTAAAGGATCCGGTTTCCATTAAAAGTATTGAATATTATATTATAGAAGAAGCATTCAAAAATGGTTGGGTAGAAGTGGATAAACCATCTTACTCTACTGGTAAAAAGGTGGCTGTTGTAGGTTCTGGACCGGCAGGGTTATCATGTGCTTGGGAGTTAAACAGATATGGTCATGAAGTTACCGTTTTTGAAAAGAATGATTACCCTGGGGGTTTATTGACTTACGGCATACCAAATATGAAATTGGACAAAAAGATTGTAAAAAGACGTATAGAATTGATGGGAAAATCAGGTATACAATTCAAGACTAATGTGGACGTTGGTAAAGATTACCCAGCTCAAAAGCTAAAAGAAGAGTTTGATGCCGTTGTATTATGTGGAGGTACCGCTAAAGCGAGAGATCTAAATGTGGAGGGAAGAAACCTAAACGGGATATACTTTGCCACAGAATTTTTGAAGAGTGCGAACGAGAGAATACTGTCTCAACTTTTAAAAAGTGAAAAAGATATTGAGGAGATCTCTGCCAAGGGTAAGAGTGTTATCGTAATCGGAGGAGGCGATACAGGAACGGATTGTGTGGGCGTTAGTTTAAGACAGGGTTGTAAAAGCGTGGTACAGTTTGAAATTATGGACAAACCTCCACTTTTAAGGGGGCAAAACAATCCTTGGCCAGAATGGCCCAAAGTTTTAACTGTTGATTATGCTCAGGAGGAATATGCAGAACTATTCGGTAAAGATCCGAGATTGTATAACATTTCAACTAAAAGATTTGTTGGAGATACAAAAGGTAATGTTAAAGAGGTCCATACCGTTGAAGTAGAATGGGAACAGGATAAAACAGGGAAATTGTTTCCAAGAAAAATAGACGGAACAGAAAAGGTATGGAAAGCAGATTTAGTTCTGTTAGCCTTGGGATTCTTAGGCCCTGAAAAGTATTTAATTGAGCAGCTAAATGTAGAAATAGATAAAAGATCAAACGTTAAAACGGAAGAAGGAAAATATTCGACAAATGTAGAAGGGATTTTTTCAGCTGGAGATATGAGAAGGGGACAAAGTTTGGTAGTATGGGCAATAAATGAAGCGAAACAAGCGGCAAAAGAGTGTAATGAATACTTAATTTCTTCCAATAATAACAATAATAAACAGCGTCGGCTCAAAACGCTGTAG
- a CDS encoding ammonium transporter translates to MKRAWKGLLMLSVAFIFPTVLLADSFTMEDVVRSIDTMWTLLAAFLVFFMQAGFALVEAGFTRSKNTVNIIMKNFTDFLVGSILYWLVGFTIMFGLGNAFIGWQGSFEYLGLNIPLNAFLIFQTVFAATAATIVSGTMAERTKFTGYLIYSVFISAFIYPIVGHWIWGGGWLSDMVDFAGSTVVHSVGGWAALMGTMVLGPRTGKYRSDGTPNKIPGHSLVLAALGVFILWFGWFGFNPGSTISGLNLKIADIAMTTNLAAASGGLGALTIGWFIYKKPDVNSTLNGVLAGLVGITAGTASVTNVGAAIIGALSGSLVVLAIEFFDKIHIDDPVGAISVHGVGGAFGTLMVGIFAVDGGLLYGGGVNLFLTQLKGVLAVAGWTLATTYILFKSIDLTIGLRIDSTSEIEGLDFVEHGSVSYPDLTPLKGRSVRVKIDEEGE, encoded by the coding sequence ATGAAAAGAGCTTGGAAGGGTTTGTTGATGTTGTCCGTTGCCTTTATTTTTCCAACCGTCTTACTTGCAGATAGTTTTACTATGGAGGACGTGGTACGCTCCATCGATACTATGTGGACTTTACTCGCAGCGTTTTTAGTGTTTTTTATGCAAGCTGGATTTGCGCTCGTGGAAGCAGGGTTTACAAGATCAAAGAACACGGTAAACATCATCATGAAAAACTTTACGGATTTTTTAGTGGGCTCAATACTTTACTGGCTAGTAGGATTTACTATTATGTTTGGGCTTGGGAATGCTTTCATAGGTTGGCAAGGAAGTTTTGAATATCTGGGATTAAACATTCCGCTTAACGCTTTTTTAATATTCCAGACGGTATTTGCTGCAACCGCTGCAACTATAGTATCGGGAACAATGGCGGAAAGAACTAAATTCACAGGTTATCTGATCTACAGTGTTTTCATCAGTGCATTTATATATCCCATAGTTGGTCATTGGATATGGGGTGGAGGTTGGTTATCAGATATGGTTGATTTTGCAGGTTCCACAGTTGTCCATTCCGTAGGCGGATGGGCTGCACTGATGGGAACAATGGTTTTAGGGCCAAGAACCGGTAAATACAGATCAGATGGAACGCCGAATAAGATTCCAGGACATAGCTTAGTTTTAGCTGCTTTAGGGGTTTTCATACTATGGTTTGGATGGTTTGGTTTTAACCCGGGAAGTACCATTTCAGGTTTAAATCTCAAAATCGCTGATATAGCGATGACTACAAATTTAGCTGCCGCATCAGGAGGGTTGGGGGCGTTGACGATAGGTTGGTTTATTTACAAAAAACCGGACGTCAACTCTACCCTAAATGGTGTTTTAGCTGGATTGGTTGGGATCACCGCCGGCACCGCCAGTGTTACTAACGTGGGAGCTGCTATAATAGGTGCTTTATCCGGTAGTTTAGTTGTTCTAGCTATAGAATTTTTCGACAAAATACATATCGATGATCCCGTTGGAGCGATCTCTGTTCATGGAGTTGGCGGAGCATTCGGTACATTAATGGTTGGAATATTTGCTGTGGACGGTGGATTGCTCTACGGTGGAGGAGTAAACCTGTTTTTAACCCAGCTTAAAGGGGTGTTAGCTGTTGCAGGTTGGACCCTTGCAACTACTTACATCCTTTTTAAAAGTATCGATTTAACAATAGGTTTAAGGATTGATTCTACTAGTGAAATAGAGGGCTTAGATTTTGTAGAGCATGGATCTGTCAGTTATCCTGATTTAACTCCGCTTAAAGGTCGAAGCGTGAGAGTAAAAATTGATGAGGAGGGTGAATAA
- a CDS encoding P-II family nitrogen regulator, with amino-acid sequence MGYKKIECFIRPEKFEEVIVGLEKVGIEGINVDKIYGYGSQKGEEKEVENYKQKKEYEVKFKEKVKLEIVTEESKVEKIIETIKTHAQTGKIGDGKIYITPVEESIKIRTT; translated from the coding sequence ATGGGATACAAAAAAATTGAATGCTTTATCAGGCCAGAAAAATTTGAGGAAGTCATTGTAGGATTAGAAAAAGTAGGTATCGAGGGCATTAATGTTGATAAGATCTATGGATATGGTAGTCAAAAAGGTGAGGAAAAAGAGGTAGAAAATTACAAACAGAAAAAAGAATATGAAGTAAAATTCAAGGAAAAGGTCAAGTTAGAAATAGTTACCGAAGAGAGTAAAGTCGAAAAAATTATAGAAACTATAAAAACACACGCGCAAACAGGTAAGATAGGTGATGGAAAGATTTATATTACACCGGTAGAAGAAAGTATAAAAATACGAACCACTTAA
- a CDS encoding inositol monophosphatase family protein, with product MTKNDFIEIKRIVSDAGEKLKMWSTENFHVNSKKSRTDLVTDVDYQIQEYLIQEINKSFPNSSFLAEESGLTKTPDKNEYWVIDPIDGTVNFSRGLPEHCISVAYVEHQEPTIGIIYSPFMNLFYSATKNNGAYLNDKRLRPHWAKNFEDAMISLGNERGKTYKYFKALEEKVMRIRLFGTAALQIAYVASGFLDAFISIRSHPWDVAAGHLILKEAGGEIVDIDGKNVNIFQSDALYCNPYITQDLINNLKNIQKFQ from the coding sequence TTGACAAAAAATGATTTCATTGAAATAAAAAGGATAGTCTCTGATGCCGGTGAAAAATTAAAAATGTGGAGTACCGAGAATTTTCATGTTAATTCAAAAAAATCTCGAACCGATCTTGTAACCGATGTGGATTATCAAATACAGGAATACCTAATACAAGAGATAAATAAAAGCTTCCCAAATTCATCATTTTTAGCAGAAGAATCAGGGTTAACTAAAACTCCTGATAAAAACGAATATTGGGTTATAGACCCTATAGACGGTACGGTTAATTTTTCAAGGGGATTACCAGAACATTGTATCTCGGTTGCCTATGTTGAACATCAAGAACCAACAATAGGGATTATCTATTCACCTTTCATGAACCTTTTTTACTCAGCCACAAAAAACAATGGCGCTTATTTAAATGATAAAAGATTGAGACCTCACTGGGCTAAAAATTTTGAAGATGCTATGATTTCCCTTGGAAATGAGAGAGGGAAAACATATAAATATTTTAAAGCATTGGAAGAAAAAGTTATGAGGATTAGACTGTTTGGTACCGCCGCCTTGCAGATCGCTTATGTGGCGTCGGGTTTTTTGGATGCCTTCATATCTATAAGATCTCATCCGTGGGATGTAGCAGCGGGACATTTAATATTAAAAGAAGCCGGCGGTGAAATTGTAGATATCGATGGAAAAAATGTAAATATTTTTCAGTCGGACGCTCTTTACTGCAACCCTTATATTACTCAAGATCTGATAAATAATTTAAAAAATATTCAAAAATTTCAATGA